In Aestuariibaculum lutulentum, one DNA window encodes the following:
- a CDS encoding DUF302 domain-containing protein, with protein sequence MSYYFSTVLKEKDFDKAIEQVAAALKTEGFGVLTEIDITQTLKNKLDVDFKKYRILGACNPPYAYQALSNEDKIGLFLPCNVVVMENDHGDIEVAAVDPVASMMAVKNENLGSVAIEIQQKLKRIIEHLD encoded by the coding sequence ATGAGTTATTATTTTAGTACCGTTTTAAAAGAAAAAGACTTCGATAAAGCTATTGAACAAGTAGCGGCCGCCTTAAAAACAGAAGGTTTTGGCGTGCTTACCGAGATAGATATAACCCAAACCTTGAAAAACAAACTAGATGTCGATTTTAAGAAGTACCGCATACTGGGCGCCTGCAATCCGCCATACGCCTATCAGGCATTAAGTAATGAAGATAAAATAGGGCTCTTCTTGCCCTGTAATGTCGTGGTTATGGAGAATGACCACGGCGATATTGAAGTGGCAGCAGTCGATCCGGTCGCGTCTATGATGGCTGTAAAAAATGAAAATCTTGGAAGCGTGGCTATCGAGATTCAGCAAAAGCTTAAACGTATTATTGAACATCTGGATTAA
- a CDS encoding CPBP family intramembrane glutamic endopeptidase: MIEKSNKVLFKPLALTGTLWLFSLLINFEFPLKAVALLALILAGYWMSAIHRDIPESVFTPDLWRFKKSRNWIVIAFVFSLALSVYSRIEDGLPAIPSKIGVFVIVAVFIGFVEEVIFRGFVQGAAQRWSPTGAVILASVSHAGYKGLLFVFPSQLLNNSALELFGYTFLAGLILGYSRKATGSLWPAILAHCFFDFWLYMEQSSAPWWVW; encoded by the coding sequence ATGATTGAAAAGTCTAACAAAGTCTTATTTAAACCCCTTGCTCTTACCGGAACCTTATGGCTTTTTTCGTTGCTTATCAATTTTGAATTTCCTTTAAAAGCAGTTGCCTTATTGGCTTTAATTCTGGCAGGTTACTGGATGAGTGCTATACATAGAGATATTCCAGAGTCTGTTTTTACTCCTGACTTATGGCGTTTTAAGAAATCCCGTAACTGGATTGTTATAGCCTTTGTTTTTTCTTTGGCTCTTTCGGTTTATTCACGAATAGAAGATGGCTTGCCGGCCATACCATCTAAAATAGGCGTATTTGTAATCGTTGCTGTTTTTATAGGTTTTGTAGAAGAAGTTATCTTTAGAGGATTTGTGCAGGGAGCTGCGCAACGATGGAGTCCAACAGGAGCTGTCATACTGGCTTCCGTGTCGCATGCCGGATACAAAGGGCTATTGTTTGTATTCCCTTCGCAACTTCTTAATAATAGCGCTTTAGAGTTATTTGGATATACTTTTCTGGCAGGACTGATTTTGGGTTATTCCCGCAAAGCAACAGGATCGTTATGGCCTGCTATTTTAGCACATTGTTTTTTTGACTTTTGGTTATACATGGAACAATCTTCTGCTCCCTGGTGGGTGTGGTAA
- a CDS encoding sulfatase-like hydrolase/transferase, with translation MKLIKKTLLLLLASLSFSCVKQEEKKQPNVVLIMVDDMGYECLSAYGSTSYNTPNIDKLAEKGMLFGNCVSQPLCTPSRVKIMTGKYNYRNYDYFGHLNNSEYTFGNLMQDAGYETCIAGKWQLNGLSFKDSISDWNDNTRPNKFGFDEYCLWQLTKTRADGGRYSDPLIEQNGEFLKRNADDYGPDIFSDYILDFIERKKDQPFFVYYPMVLVHDPFVPTPDSNTWNDRENRYKNDTTYFKDMVAYTDKIVGKITHKLEELKLTDNTILIFTGDNGTHPTIQSHINNELIVGGKGNTIDAGTHVPLIVYWPEQIKEKSVYNHLIEFSDFFPTLAELTESKAVSDGKSFYPLLTGKEYQPRETAFVHYDPQWGANVSKYRNQFVRSLDYKLYPNNNFYNLNNDKLEQHPLALDSLDSNEQDIKNTLEKELEKHPKWK, from the coding sequence ATGAAACTTATAAAAAAAACGCTACTTCTACTTTTAGCTTCCCTTAGTTTTTCCTGTGTAAAACAAGAAGAAAAAAAACAGCCCAATGTCGTACTTATTATGGTTGACGATATGGGCTATGAATGTCTGAGTGCATACGGTTCCACTTCGTATAACACGCCTAATATTGATAAATTAGCAGAAAAGGGTATGTTGTTTGGAAACTGTGTATCACAACCCTTATGTACCCCATCGCGAGTAAAAATCATGACAGGGAAATATAACTACCGAAACTATGATTATTTCGGGCATTTAAACAATTCGGAATACACCTTTGGGAACCTGATGCAGGATGCAGGATACGAAACCTGTATTGCCGGCAAATGGCAATTAAACGGGTTATCTTTTAAAGACAGTATTAGCGATTGGAATGACAATACCCGTCCCAACAAATTTGGTTTCGACGAGTATTGTTTATGGCAACTTACCAAAACCAGAGCCGATGGTGGCCGATACAGTGACCCGTTAATTGAACAAAATGGTGAATTCCTAAAACGAAACGCAGACGATTATGGCCCTGATATTTTTTCAGATTATATTTTAGATTTTATAGAGCGTAAAAAAGACCAGCCATTTTTTGTGTATTACCCTATGGTATTAGTTCACGATCCGTTTGTACCAACACCAGATTCCAACACCTGGAATGACCGAGAAAACCGTTATAAAAACGACACAACCTACTTTAAAGACATGGTAGCATATACCGATAAAATAGTCGGTAAAATAACCCATAAACTGGAAGAGTTAAAATTGACAGATAACACTATTTTAATCTTTACCGGTGATAACGGTACCCACCCTACTATTCAATCGCATATTAACAATGAACTTATTGTTGGTGGAAAAGGTAACACCATTGATGCCGGAACCCATGTACCACTTATCGTATACTGGCCGGAACAAATAAAGGAAAAATCCGTTTACAATCACCTTATTGAATTCAGTGACTTCTTCCCTACTCTGGCCGAATTAACAGAATCGAAAGCTGTATCAGATGGTAAAAGTTTCTATCCGCTGCTAACTGGCAAAGAGTATCAACCAAGAGAAACTGCTTTTGTGCATTACGATCCGCAATGGGGAGCAAATGTTAGTAAGTATAGAAACCAGTTCGTACGTTCTTTAGATTATAAATTATACCCTAATAACAACTTCTATAATCTCAATAACGATAAACTGGAACAACATCCGTTAGCATTAGATTCCCTTGACAGCAACGAGCAAGACATTAAAAACACCTTAGAAAAAGAATTAGAGAAACATCCAAAATGGAAATAA